The following proteins are co-located in the Komagataeibacter sp. FNDCF1 genome:
- a CDS encoding VWA domain-containing protein, with protein MPDLSRHMMAFSPLVPAWCLYALAAAMGVLAVLGLARRVRGSVWRLLAGLGILAWLASPQRITETWHPLPETALIVVDQSASMSERNRADMARNAAERVQAAMSRVPGLVPRIVTLREARHGGTRLFGALQQAAADIPPSRLAGAVLVTDGEDHDVPASVPDMLNPDDGHGQRTLLPLHVLLSARGEETDRHLRVLQAPPFAIVGKDVTIQVEIDDLGARTAPGATTELTLTQGDGTTFSRPVRIGQPQDITLPVTHPGEMLVGLSAPELPGEVSTRNNHDVIRINGVRDRLRVLLVSGTPNQGERVWRRLLKADPSVDLVHFTILRPPDRDDGTPLSDLALIAFPVNELFQQKIGQFDLIILDGFENRGILPEAYLRNIVNHIRAGGGLLLIGGPEFLTPGSLQDTALSDILPAHVTTTDGMAIRRFRPDLTETGMRHPVTSGLPGAPDHAGAQPGWGPWYRSLRTDSAQGEVLMTGPDRQPLLVLDHAQKGRVAFLLSDQAWLWSHGEGGGGPQSELLRRISHWLMKEPELEENQLEAGIAAGQMTITRRSVASGPPPVVHVSAPDGTNQQVTLEPAGNTGLARARIPARLEGIWTVRDDAGHEAFAAPRMEDPLEFSDLRATASVLSPMVAATGGAVHWLGDDPRNPSLPDIVMAGGHDASSASRFAFPPRNAHSVAGQQAHALLPAWAMGLFVAGMLLMAWWRESRS; from the coding sequence ATGCCCGACCTGTCACGTCACATGATGGCATTCAGCCCCCTTGTGCCGGCGTGGTGCCTTTACGCACTGGCCGCGGCCATGGGCGTGCTGGCGGTCCTGGGGCTTGCGCGCCGGGTGCGCGGCAGCGTGTGGCGGCTGCTGGCCGGGCTTGGCATCCTTGCCTGGCTGGCCAGCCCGCAGCGCATTACCGAAACATGGCACCCCCTGCCCGAGACCGCGCTGATCGTGGTGGACCAGTCGGCCTCCATGTCCGAACGCAACCGCGCCGACATGGCCCGCAATGCCGCCGAGCGCGTACAGGCGGCCATGAGCCGGGTACCGGGGCTGGTGCCGCGCATTGTCACGCTGCGTGAGGCCCGGCATGGGGGCACAAGGCTGTTTGGCGCGCTGCAGCAGGCGGCGGCGGACATCCCGCCCTCCCGCCTTGCCGGTGCCGTGCTGGTGACCGATGGCGAGGACCATGACGTACCGGCCAGCGTGCCGGACATGCTCAACCCCGATGACGGACATGGCCAGCGCACGCTGCTGCCGCTTCATGTGCTGCTGAGCGCAAGGGGAGAGGAAACCGACCGCCACCTGCGCGTGCTCCAGGCCCCGCCCTTCGCCATTGTGGGCAAGGACGTGACCATACAGGTGGAGATTGACGACCTGGGCGCGCGCACAGCCCCCGGCGCGACCACCGAACTTACGCTGACACAGGGCGACGGCACGACCTTCTCGCGCCCTGTCCGGATCGGCCAGCCGCAGGACATCACCCTGCCCGTCACCCATCCGGGCGAGATGCTGGTGGGCCTGTCCGCCCCGGAGCTGCCCGGGGAGGTGTCGACGCGCAACAACCATGATGTGATCCGCATCAATGGCGTGCGCGACCGGCTGCGCGTGCTGCTGGTGTCGGGCACGCCCAACCAGGGCGAGCGGGTATGGCGCAGGCTGCTCAAGGCCGACCCGTCGGTCGATCTGGTGCACTTCACCATCCTGCGCCCGCCCGACCGGGATGATGGCACGCCGCTGTCGGACCTCGCGCTCATCGCCTTTCCTGTCAATGAACTGTTCCAGCAGAAGATCGGCCAGTTTGACCTGATCATCCTGGACGGGTTTGAAAACCGCGGCATCCTGCCCGAAGCCTATCTGCGCAACATCGTCAACCACATCCGCGCGGGTGGCGGGCTGCTGCTGATTGGCGGTCCGGAATTCCTGACGCCAGGTTCCCTGCAGGATACGGCGCTGTCGGATATCCTGCCCGCCCACGTCACCACGACCGACGGCATGGCCATACGCCGCTTCCGTCCCGACCTGACAGAGACGGGGATGCGCCACCCCGTGACATCCGGCCTGCCCGGCGCGCCCGATCATGCGGGGGCACAACCCGGCTGGGGGCCATGGTACCGCAGCCTGCGCACGGACAGCGCACAGGGCGAAGTGCTGATGACCGGGCCGGACAGGCAGCCCCTGCTGGTGCTGGACCACGCGCAGAAGGGTCGGGTGGCCTTCCTGCTGTCGGATCAGGCATGGCTGTGGTCACATGGCGAAGGCGGTGGCGGGCCGCAGTCTGAACTGCTGCGGCGCATCTCGCACTGGCTGATGAAGGAACCGGAACTGGAGGAAAACCAGCTGGAAGCCGGAATTGCGGCGGGACAGATGACCATTACCCGCCGGTCGGTCGCATCCGGGCCGCCGCCGGTGGTGCATGTAAGCGCACCCGATGGCACGAACCAGCAGGTCACGCTGGAACCGGCGGGCAATACCGGACTTGCCCGCGCGCGTATCCCGGCACGGCTGGAAGGCATCTGGACCGTGCGTGACGACGCGGGGCATGAAGCCTTTGCCGCCCCGCGGATGGAAGACCCGCTTGAGTTTTCCGACCTGCGGGCCACGGCGTCGGTGCTGTCGCCCATGGTGGCGGCAACCGGGGGGGCCGTGCACTGGCTGGGCGATGACCCGCGCAACCCGTCGCTGCCTGATATTGTCATGGCAGGCGGGCACGATGCGTCCTCCGCCAGCCGGTTTGCCTTCCCGCCGCGCAACGCGCACAGCGTGGCGGGCCAGCAGGCGCATGCGCTGCTGCCGGCATGGGCCATGGGGCTGTTCGTGGCGGGGATGCTGCTCATGGCATGGTGGCGGGAAAGCCGGTCATGA